A section of the Humulus lupulus chromosome 2, drHumLupu1.1, whole genome shotgun sequence genome encodes:
- the LOC133817129 gene encoding TLC domain-containing protein At5g14285, with amino-acid sequence METQFQSPPTLPLFLGFFLIIYLSAQFVVFRNWSPKIRPEASSCLISFFHGTPAVFLAAGAIFADANRGFASPNTEFQNLVLDYSIAYFLMDLLHYVIFVPGDILFIGHHLATLFVFVTCRYLVSHGAFAILFLLILAEITSFCQNTWTLANARRSDVEFAAKLYDLLSPPFYVLYSLVRGFAGPYFLYKMGVFYLSGAADGVIPRWVCVSWVAVVLTAISVSILWITNLWVELYRVRSGKLEKKSI; translated from the coding sequence ATGGAAACCCAATTTCAATCTCCACCTACTCTCCCTCTTTTCCTCGGTTTCTTCCTCATCATCTACCTCTCAGCCCAGTTCGTCGTCTTCCGTAATTGGAGCCCAAAGATCCGACCCGAAGCTTCCAGTTGTTTAATCTCATTCTTTCACGGTACGCCGGCGGTTTTCTTAGCCGCCGGTGCCATATTTGCCGACGCGAACCGTGGCTTCGCTTCCCCTAATACCGAGTTTCAGAACCTTGTTCTTGATTACAGCATAGCTTATTTTCTTATGGATCTTCTTCACTACGTCATCTTCGTTCCCGGTGACATTCTCTTCATCGGTCACCACTTGGCCACTCTCTTCGTGTTCGTCACGTGCCGGTACCTCGTCTCTCACGGCGCCTTCGCCATTCTCTTCCTCCTCATCCTCGCAGAGATCACCAGCTTTTGTCAGAACACGTGGACCCTCGCCAACGCTCGAAGAAGCGACGTTGAATTCGCAGCCAAACTGTATGATCTATTGTCTCCTCCTTTTTACGTTTTGTACTCTCTCGTTCGTGGTTTCGCCGGGCCTTACTTTCTTTACAAAATGGGCGTTTTTTACTTGAGTGGCGCCGCCGATGGCGTGATTCCCAGGTGGGTTTGTGTTTCTTGGGTTGCTGTGGTGCTTACAGCCATTTCAGTCAGTATTCTTTGGATAACAAATCTTTGGGTTGAGCTATACAGAGTAAGAAGTGGGAAATTGGAGAAGAAAAGTATATAA
- the LOC133817128 gene encoding lysine histidine transporter 1, whose product MGTQAPTNQSNYDDQNDEKRARQKAIDDWLPITSSRNAKWWYSAFHNVTAMVGAGVLSLPYAMAQLGWGPGVAVLILSWIITLYTLWQMVEMHEMVPGKRFDRYHELGQHAFGEKLGLYIVVPQQLIVEVSVNIVYMVTGGKSLKKFHDVVCKDCKDIKLTYFIMIFASVHFVLSHLPNFNSISGVSLCAAVMSLSYSTIAWSASVEKGVQPDVDYSYKAKTDAGVVLNFFSALGDVAFAYAGHNVVLEIQATIPSTPEKPSKGPMWRGVIVAYIVVALCYFPVALIGYWVFGNKIEDNILISLEKPAWLIAMANLFVVIHVIGSYQIYAMPVFDMIETVLVKKLNFRPTFMLRFITRNIYVAFTMFVGMTFPFFGGLLGFFGGFAFAPTTYFLPCIMWLAIYKPRRFSLSWWANWVCIVFGLLLMTLAPIGGLRQIIISSKGYKFYS is encoded by the exons AATGATGAAAAAAGAGCAAGGCAGAAGGCAATAGACGATTGGCTACCAATCACATCTTCAAGGAATGCAAAATGGTGGTACTCAGCTTTCCACAATGTCACGGCCATGGTTGGAGCTGGTGTCCTCAGTCTCCCTTACGCTATGGCACAACTAGGCTG GGGTCCTGGTGTGGCAGTCCTAATCCTCTCATGGATCATAACACTGTACACACTATGGCAAATGGTGGAAATGCATGAAATGGTTCCAGGCAAACGTTTTGACAGATATCACGAACTGGGTCAGCATGCCTTTGGTGAAAAGCTTGGTCTTTACATTGTGGTGCCTCAACAACTCATAGTTGAAGTTAGTGTCAACATAGTATACATGGTCACTGGAGGAAAATCACTCAAGAAGTTCCATGATGTTGTTTGCAAAGACTGCAAAGACATCAAATTAACTTACTTCATTATGATCTTTGCCTCTGTTCACTTTGTACTCTCCCATCTCCCCAACTTCAACTCCATCTCGGGTGTCTCCTTATGCGCGGCAGTCATGTCCTTGAGTTACTCAACTATTGCCTGGTCAGCTTCTGTGGAAAAGGGTGTTCAGCCAGATGTGGATTATAGCTACAAAGCCAAAACTGACGCAGGAGTTGTGCTCAACTTCTTTAGTGCCTTAGGAGATGTGGCATTTGCCTATGCTGGCCACAATGTGGTGCTTGAGATCCAAGCCACCATTCCATCAACCCCTGAGAAGCCTTCTAAGGGCCCTATGTGGAGAGGTGTCATTGTGGCTTACATAGTGGTTGCACTGTGTTACTTCCCAGTTGCTTTGATTGGATATTGGGTGTTTGGAAACAAGATTGAAGATAACATTCTTATATCATTGGAGAAACCTGCTTGGTTAATTGCAATGGCTAACCTTTTTGTTGTTATCCATGTTATTGGAAGCTATCAG ATTTACGCAATGCCGGTGTTTGACATGATAGAAACTGTTCTGGTTAAGAAGCTTAACTTCAGGCCTACTTTCATGCTTCGTTTCATTACTCGTAACATTTATGTTG CATTCACTATGTTTGTAGGCATGACTTTCCCATTCTTTGGGGGTCTTCTTGGATTCTTTGGAGGATTTGCTTTTGCCCCAACAACTTACTTT CTGCCTTGCATAATGTGGCTTGCCATCTATAAGCCAAGGAGATTTAGCTTGTCTTGGTGGGCTAATTGG GTTTGCATTGTGTTTGGACTACTTTTGATGACTTTAGCACCAATTGGAGGACTCAGACAAATCATTATCTCCTCCAAAGGCTACAAGTTTTACTCTTAA